Within the Platichthys flesus chromosome 8, fPlaFle2.1, whole genome shotgun sequence genome, the region AGTGTTTTTTGACCAGAATCCGGGAAGACATCTGCTGCGTCCTTCCTCTCTTTAAAGCACGATGGTGAGAATGTATGCTCAAAGACACAGGAAATggaattacaaaataaaatatacaaaaataaaggatataaaaataaaaaaactagaaacagagtcagtgatgaagatgataatgAAGGGTTAGCATGCATCAGtgttcatccattcatctgttAGCATGCATCTGTTAGCAAACGTCTTTCAGCAGGCGGCGGTGACGGCGGCTGATTTGGCATCGTTGGCAGAGGGGGCGGGGTTTGGTGTGCGCAGCAGGCTGACGAACAGGAAGAGGGTGGAGGTGGGCAGGTAAATGCAGAGGAAAAGGACGACGTCCTCGCTGAGACAGAGGACgatgctcctctgctctgtcagCACCCAGTCCACCAGAATCCCCACCAGAAGGTAGTACACCTGGAACTCCTGAAGCTCCTcccatccccccccacccccctccagcCCTACCCCCACCTCCTCTAATGAAGTCTTCTGCCTGGCCGCGCCCCCTCGACCGCCACTGTCACTCACCATGGGCTTCATCTCTGCCCCCTCAGACACCGCCTCCTTCACCCGGCTCCGCCCACGCTCCACCCGCTCCAACCTCCGGCTGCTCTCCACGAACTCctgcaaagggggggggggggggcaaagagaGGGTGTCCCACAATTCTCTTCAGTTCAGATGATGACATGTCGGCTCATGATCAAAATGaacaaggaaaacaaagatggcagatttttttataaaccTGGTGATTAGAAATTATTCATCATAATAACACGATTAATAAGACTTTGCTTCTTGCTACATCTAGTGGTGGGAAgtaagtacaaatactttgttactgtacttaagaagatttttcacatatctgtactttactcgagtatttattttcctgacgactttttacttttactggctccatttgaacacaaatttctgtactttGTTCTTCTTATATTCTCAAAACTAGAtcgttacttgagcagcggAGGGTAGATCAATGTgcagacctctctctctctctctctctctctgtctctctcgctcactcgcaTTCTCCCTTCCTCGGGAGATGCGCTAGCCTGACattgtcagactcacattctagtcagaatgtgagtctgataccgctccactGTGATTATGGGTCgcgtttcaaccgaaccagaaaaaaaaatcctcttgtctcaattggatagacctacaaccaatcagaacaacgtagtatgtgacgtatgttaagcaacgcattgtgagttatttactaacaccgggttcacaccggacgctgaagcgcagcgcagcgtcaagccttaaataacagctggctcccatccactcccatgttaaacctctgtgcgggtcacaccggaggctgaagcgccgTGCAGCGAGCgcatcgcgacaggaaacacactgaaaaatgattttgaacgatattgatgacatattgtatataaatgatcaaatatgcatcccatactttgtattcaccttctgttgtcctggagttttaatttgaccaatcacattattaaatgtccccctctgcccatccactacacaagcagtgataaagataaaaagagagagagagagggggggtgctaCGTATTCTCCGCATAGGTTTTAGTGGAGaatagggctgctcgattatagaaaaaatcataatcacgattatttgggaaaatatcaaaatcaccattatttaaacgattattaatatgtgcccttattctgaagtctatgcttttatttttgtaatcacttccggttccggtatacaccgatgacggctgcgtgtcttattcctccgtgaaaccaggatatcggtgcccggttattcaaacccttaatgatggcgaCCCTAACACTCTGTGACCGACTGACCGGAGGAATGCGGGTCCGGTCTgtccggtctgaacagccaggcgggagtgcgcttgagaatagcggtgcggCCGTtacatggtgtgctgctgccctccctgcttttacACTCGCGCTGTGTTTTtcaccgccggtcaccacacacaactcgcctccttcactttaccgctgcttgagagtgagggccagtcagctgggccgctggaTGCTTTGGAGGAAGGACTGAAATGCCAAATGATcatttcaactcgattatagtagtttggagatcgtttgaccccataatcgtaatcacgattaaatttcgattaattgAGCAGCCCTAGTGGagaattaaattaataattgaagtggagaagtacagtgagttgtatgatcctcggaacatgttgtataaagacaaccccaaggaggacacatgttgggacgctgctgcttaatgttggagcaacaagtaagtatgtGCTCTTAATCTACTGGTAGGTAATTTCTCCCCAaaggagcgactccagaccgaacttcccgacctcaaatgttgtgggcggggctaagtttatctggcatccaggctagagATGCACAGGCCCGGCGGCGTGTTTGCCGTTGCCCTTTGGAGGGGGGGCAGCGTGAGACCCTAAGCGTCCGGAGGAAACCTTGTTATgagttttacttcctctagatagtcCAGTTctatcgtcttctcggcgctccgccaggtCCCTGACCGGCTCTGGAGGGGCCGACctgaggacctcactaaaccatccaatggggAGTAGCAATGTGTGTACAAAGGggagggacttaatcaacgcgaGCACATTCCCCAATCCAGGTGCTCatgcaggagctcggttcagttcagtctttattagttcagtatttttattgtgtatcatacctgtgatatttacagtaaaaatgtgttgCTTGTGTCTTTATAGGCCTACCATAAAAAGCACTTAGCATGTTTAAGTTTaatacttgtacttttacttttgatccTTAAGTACacttcaacaccagatacttttgatacttaagtacatttaatatgagctactctAAGACTTTTACTCTAGTCtttttctgacgggtgactttcacttttaccaaagtcactttcaggtaagatatctgtacttttactcaagtgtggctttcaaatactttatacaccactggtTACATCACATCATGTGGGACGATCTCACCATCAGAGCTTTGTCCATGAAGAACTCTTTTCCTGGAGTTCCATCGTTGTACTTGGTGTCGATGGCGAAGCAGAGGAATAGGACGTCCACCACGATCTCAAAGATGGACAGGAAGCAGTGCGCCAccaggaaggagaagagacacACGATGATGAGCGGCAGAAGCCACTCGGCATAATCCCTCTGGTagttgaggaggaggacgccGGCGAATGCTGTCGATGTCACAATCAGGACCTGAGACCAGATTTATGACATGAAGAGTCGGTGatctcaaagatgaactgacaacaaaccaatcagagcgcTCATCTCAACCATTTATCTAGAAGAGGGGCGGGTTTATGAGTATATTCTGTCATAAACTCCAAGATGCGGCTACTGTCAAACCAACTGCACAAATATTTTCAGTGGATGAACAAACTCCTCACCTTCCCAAGGAAGAGCACAAAGTCTCCTATGGCGTTGATTGTGGCGACACGCAGAGCGTTCTCCACCAGGATCACGAAGGCGTCGCGGGCAGACGTGCAGAAACTGGTGCCGTTGATCGCTGTGGCTGCAtatgcattctgggaaataaGAACCCTGGTGAGAGAAGTGAGAGTGTGACAGTAAAACCAGACGAGCTGGTTGGTTCTTACCTGATTGAGATAGTTGAGGCACTTCTCCAAACACCACAGGCAACAGATGCACGTCTTCAGCAGACAGCGAGCGCAGACGTTCTCCTAAAGCGCCACATGAAACATTCAGATCAGACTGAAGGTCAGGCAGCACTTCAGCAGTGTGGTGTGAGTACAGGGGATTTGTACCTTTCCTTTCAGCTGGTTGTGGATGTACATGAGGATGAGTCGAGGGATCTTGACCAGCGTGATGATGAAGGATCCTTTAGCGACGGTGCCTAAGTGGTACCGGACCAGCCTCCCGACAGACGACAGGATCGGGGTCATCGTGAGACGGTTCTTGTCCCTGAAACGTAAAGCGGTTTGTTTCTCAGAACCACAATTCACCATCAGCCTGGTGAATTGTGGTTCTGGTCATCTTACACCTggactaccccccccccccccctcctggcaGGTCGACCCGCTGCTGCcctccgacctctgcagctcatccagaaaccagcagctccactggtaTTTAACCTGCGTTCACTCAcactcctccactcccttcactggttaccagtggttGCTTGCCTCCATTTCAAAACCCTAGAACTTGGTAccgtgctgtgaacggatcacGTCCATTTTACATCCAAGACATGGTCAACGTTACACACCGTCTCCACTGCTCTGCAtcggccaatcagctgctccctcactgtgaGGGACAGTTTCCAGTCCTGACTCCTAAACggtggaaccagctccacaTGGACATGAGGACAGAAAGTTCACACATCTTCctccagactgaagacacatctcttcAGAAGATGATGTTTAAGTTTAGTTGCACTTATATGTAGAACTTTGTAGTAAATGTACCAACATGATTCGTGTTGTTttgggtttgttccctcagcgaaatgaaatgtaatgtaatgaagtgTGGAACGTGTATTACAGATGTAGTAAAAGTGTGtacaatcaatcatcaatcaaatcaTATTTGGTCGGTTGTGGCTAGAGCAGTCATCCTTTAACCAaaaggttggcagttcgatccccagtcttccccatctgcagtccgaagtgtccttgggcaagatgctgaaccctgaactgCTCCGCATtgaaaaaagtgctgctaatagagactctgtatgaatgtgtctgtgaactggtgaatggcaaactataatgtaaagtgctttgagtcatcaagactacAACAAATCTAGCCCATGttaacaaatcacaatttgtctcgtagatcttaacaaggtgcaacgTCTGGCCTTCACCTCAACTACTACAAAAACCAAGTGTATTACAGATGTGTTACAGCGGCAGAGCAGCTGTAGTACAGGTGTGTACAAGTGTAGTATACAGGTGTGTTCAGGGGTAGTACCGATGTATTCCAGGTGGACTCACCTGGTGAAGTAGTAGGTGACCACAGCTCCAGCCACAGTCATCTGCTGACAGGCCAGGATGAACTCACTGATCCAGACCAGACCCACGGCATGATACCAGATGAGGTACTGAAGAGGACCTGTCAGTCTGAACTCTGTCAAACCTGTCTCCTCATTCTGGACCGGGTTTCCTGCAGAAGACCAGGACCCAGAGGGGACAGACAGTTCAGTCTgatcaccagcagagggcagaatGTTTCTAAAATCATCGAGTTTACTGTTGTTTCCTCTCAAACAGAGAAAGTCGAGCCTCATCATCAATCTAAATAAGAAGAATCTTTGTGACGTGATCTTAGCCATGTTTGCGACATGTGATGGTTCATACCACTGGTTCCCAGGAAAAGCAGGACCAGGATCCAGTAGATCCAGAAGAGCAGGAGGGCGAGGAAGGTGACAAAGGGCTgcagggtgaggagggggaggtggatgAAGACTTTTCCTGCCACGTGGAACAGGGCGATGGTCAGCGCCACTCGTTTCCTCATGAagagcatcagcagcagcaggatgatcTGGAACAGTGTCGAGTGTAAGAAAGATGTCAACAAAGACTCACAGGATGCATTTCATCCACAACAGAGCAAGCACAGAGCAGATGGAAGCtgaagatgagatgatgagataaCCATCAAATGGTGGCTGTGGGACATACGGTGAAGACAGTGGCGGCGACAGCGTAGACGAGCAGCGCCTGACTGCTGTCTCTAGGCatccccccctcttctctcgcCTCCTTCCGCACTTTGGGGGAGGTGTCGTTTCCGTACAGCCGGTGGTCGATGTAGAGCCACCAGAGAACGCTGGTTCCGGctgacacaacaaacacataagTGACTCAGCGTTTGTCGTCTTAAAGACACAGAACAGATTTAATACTGAATAGAGGATTTTCcatgtcatgtgacctcacCGAGCGATCCGAGGACAACCAGAGAGGTGAGGATCCAGACGAGGACGGCAGAGATGTATCTGATGATCACCATGAGGAGCATGGAGAGGACTGAAAGAAAAAGCTCAAAGGTCAGAAAAAAGGTGTCAGTGAGTCACGTGGTTTCGTTTTTGAAACGCTCTCCATGACACGTGAAGTCACGTCCACGTTTGTTATGTCACTTGTATGATTTATGACACTTCACACAGCTCAgaataac harbors:
- the slc44a1b gene encoding choline transporter-like protein 1 isoform X1, encoding MDPKRWSYSSQQQSRLRRQRTKREWRPLEDRSCTDLPWFLLFTVFCVGMGSICGFTIVTGGAARLVFGYDSYGNTCGRHNEQIEGVRLSGLDHRDRKFVFFLDPCNVDIVQRKIKSMALCVSLCPSEELKTYQDLKTFAMLNGSELCSYELAAHKYPGLPERFSKCPRLPVPPSKPLPVFNRCTPMDISCYTKFAEAVVTFVGDSSFLHRLIAGVAASKEIIVGLCVLALVLSMLLMVIIRYISAVLVWILTSLVVLGSLAGTSVLWWLYIDHRLYGNDTSPKVRKEAREEGGMPRDSSQALLVYAVAATVFTIILLLLMLFMRKRVALTIALFHVAGKVFIHLPLLTLQPFVTFLALLLFWIYWILVLLFLGTSGNPVQNEETGLTEFRLTGPLQYLIWYHAVGLVWISEFILACQQMTVAGAVVTYYFTRDKNRLTMTPILSSVGRLVRYHLGTVAKGSFIITLVKIPRLILMYIHNQLKGKENVCARCLLKTCICCLWCLEKCLNYLNQNAYAATAINGTSFCTSARDAFVILVENALRVATINAIGDFVLFLGKVLIVTSTAFAGVLLLNYQRDYAEWLLPLIIVCLFSFLVAHCFLSIFEIVVDVLFLCFAIDTKYNDGTPGKEFFMDKALMEFVESSRRLERVERGRSRVKEAVSEGAEMKPMRGRTQQMSSRILVKKH
- the slc44a1b gene encoding choline transporter-like protein 1 isoform X2, whose translation is MDPKRWSYSSQQQSRLRRQRTKREWRPLEDRSCTDLPWFLLFTVFCVGMGSICGFTIVTGGAARLVFGYDSYGNTCGRHNEQIEGVRLSGLDHRDRKFVFFLDPCNVDIVQRKIKSMALCVSLCPSEELKTYQDLKTFAMLNGSELCSYELAAHKYPGLPERFSKCPRLPVPPSKPLPVFNRCTPMDISCYTKFAEAVVTFVGDSSFLHRLIAGVAASKEIIVGLCVLALVLSMLLMVIIRYISAVLVWILTSLVVLGSLAGTSVLWWLYIDHRLYGNDTSPKVRKEAREEGGMPRDSSQALLVYAVAATVFTIILLLLMLFMRKRVALTIALFHVAGKVFIHLPLLTLQPFVTFLALLLFWIYWILVLLFLGTSGNPVQNEETGLTEFRLTGPLQYLIWYHAVGLVWISEFILACQQMTVAGAVVTYYFTRDKNRLTMTPILSSVGRLVRYHLGTVAKGSFIITLVKIPRLILMYIHNQLKGKENVCARCLLKTCICCLWCLEKCLNYLNQNAYAATAINGTSFCTSARDAFVILVENALRVATINAIGDFVLFLGKVLIVTSTAFAGVLLLNYQRDYAEWLLPLIIVCLFSFLVAHCFLSIFEIVVDVLFLCFAIDTKYNDGTPGKEFFMDKALMEFVESSRRLERVERGRSRVKEAVSEGAEMKPMAPGTSSA
- the slc44a1b gene encoding choline transporter-like protein 1 isoform X4 is translated as MGCCGSAEVSTARPGPARYFCPVPFRRSPGRVSRTKREWRPLEDRSCTDLPWFLLFTVFCVGMGSICGFTIVTGGAARLVFGYDSYGNTCGRHNEQIEGVRLSGLDHRDRKFVFFLDPCNVDIVQRKIKSMALCVSLCPSEELKTYQDLKTFAMLNGSELCSYELAAHKYPGLPERFSKCPRLPVPPSKPLPVFNRCTPMDISCYTKFAEAVVTFVGDSSFLHRLIAGVAASKEIIVGLCVLALVLSMLLMVIIRYISAVLVWILTSLVVLGSLAGTSVLWWLYIDHRLYGNDTSPKVRKEAREEGGMPRDSSQALLVYAVAATVFTIILLLLMLFMRKRVALTIALFHVAGKVFIHLPLLTLQPFVTFLALLLFWIYWILVLLFLGTSGNPVQNEETGLTEFRLTGPLQYLIWYHAVGLVWISEFILACQQMTVAGAVVTYYFTRDKNRLTMTPILSSVGRLVRYHLGTVAKGSFIITLVKIPRLILMYIHNQLKGKENVCARCLLKTCICCLWCLEKCLNYLNQNAYAATAINGTSFCTSARDAFVILVENALRVATINAIGDFVLFLGKVLIVTSTAFAGVLLLNYQRDYAEWLLPLIIVCLFSFLVAHCFLSIFEIVVDVLFLCFAIDTKYNDGTPGKEFFMDKALMEFVESSRRLERVERGRSRVKEAVSEGAEMKPMAPGTSSA
- the slc44a1b gene encoding choline transporter-like protein 1 isoform X3; the encoded protein is MGCCGSAERTKREWRPLEDRSCTDLPWFLLFTVFCVGMGSICGFTIVTGGAARLVFGYDSYGNTCGRHNEQIEGVRLSGLDHRDRKFVFFLDPCNVDIVQRKIKSMALCVSLCPSEELKTYQDLKTFAMLNGSELCSYELAAHKYPGLPERFSKCPRLPVPPSKPLPVFNRCTPMDISCYTKFAEAVVTFVGDSSFLHRLIAGVAASKEIIVGLCVLALVLSMLLMVIIRYISAVLVWILTSLVVLGSLAGTSVLWWLYIDHRLYGNDTSPKVRKEAREEGGMPRDSSQALLVYAVAATVFTIILLLLMLFMRKRVALTIALFHVAGKVFIHLPLLTLQPFVTFLALLLFWIYWILVLLFLGTSGNPVQNEETGLTEFRLTGPLQYLIWYHAVGLVWISEFILACQQMTVAGAVVTYYFTRDKNRLTMTPILSSVGRLVRYHLGTVAKGSFIITLVKIPRLILMYIHNQLKGKENVCARCLLKTCICCLWCLEKCLNYLNQNAYAATAINGTSFCTSARDAFVILVENALRVATINAIGDFVLFLGKVLIVTSTAFAGVLLLNYQRDYAEWLLPLIIVCLFSFLVAHCFLSIFEIVVDVLFLCFAIDTKYNDGTPGKEFFMDKALMEFVESSRRLERVERGRSRVKEAVSEGAEMKPMRGRTQQMSSRILVKKH